The genomic region AGTTGTCATGACACTGTTCTCGCGCCTCCCCCGACGGGAGAGTCAACACGCTCGGCCGCTTCGGTCGCCACGTCGACGCTGACAGCGCATTCCCGGGGAATCCGGATGCCGTGCACCGACTTCGTGCGACGGTGTTGCGCGAATCAGAAACGCGATATATCGTGTTTGAAGAAGTCGCGATATATCGTGAGTTGGATCACACGGCGCGCGGCACCCCAGACATCGAATCAAAGCTGCCACGTCGACCGCGAGGTCGGGAATGGCGGCAGGCAGGAAAGGCACGAACATGGCACAGGAACGCTGGATCGTGAACCCGGGCGACAGCAAGACCATCGACTTCGAGGTCGTGCGCAAGCTCAAGGTGAGCCTCATCGCGGGGCGAGTGGATGTCATCGGTCACGATGAGCGCACCGCCCGAGTCGAGGTGAGCAACGTGACGGGCAAGGAGCTGAAGGTCACCATCGACGGCGACACGCTCGAGGTGGACCACCCGCAGTGGCGGTGGGACAACTTCATCGACGTGTTCCGCTCCTGGCGAGGCAGGGCCGGCGCGGACGTGACCATCCTGGTGCCGCGCGACGTGGAACTGAAGCTCGGCGTCGTCTCCGCCGTCGCGCTCGTGAGCGGGCTCGTCACCGACGCCAAGCTCAGCACCGTGAGCGGGGAGATCACCACCGACGGCATCGTCGGCGACCTCGACCTCAACACGGTCAGCGGTGAGTTGACCGCCCGCGACCACCGCGGCGAGGTCTTCGCGCACACCGTCTCCGGCGACATCACGGTCTCGGGCAGCGTCACCAAGCTCGGCGTCGACAGCGTCAGCGCCAACATCTATCTCGACCTGTTCGGCACACCGTTCGAGGTGAAGTCCAACTCCGTGTCGGGCGACCTCACCATGCGCCTCGATGAGAACGTGGGCGTTCGCTACCGCATCAACACGGTCAGCGGCGTCGCCCACCTCGACGGCACCACCGTCATCAAGGGCTCCATGGGCAAGACCTACACGAGCCAGAGCGGCTCGCTCGACGGCAAATGGCTCGACGTGTCGTCCAGCTCCGTCTCCGGCAACATCTCGGTGGTGCGCAGACAGCCGAGCACCTCCACGAGTGCACAGGCGACGGATGCCCCCGCGACCGACACAGCAGAAGGCGCCGAATGACCCCCGCGGTGTTCTCGCACGGCCGTCTGAGGCTCTACCTTCTCAGCCTGCTCGACGAGCGGCCCATGCACGGCTATGAGCTGATCCAGGCGCTGAGCGACCGCTTCGGCGGCACGTACAGCCCCAGCGCCGGAACCATCTATCCGCGGTTGTCGAAGCTCGAAGAGGAAGGGCTCGTGACCAAGACGACCGAGGGCCGGAAGACGGTGTACTCGATCACGGACGCGGGGCGGGCGGAGTTGCGGGCACGGGCATCCGAGCTCGACGACATCGAGAACGAGGTCACCGACTCCCTGCGACGCATGGCAGACGAGGTGAGGGCCGGCGTGAACCAGGCCATGAAGAGCCTGCGCGCAGATCTCGCCGCTGCCGCCCGCGAGGCGAAGCGCGAGGCGCGCGAGGCGAAGACCGCAGGCGCGACCGCTTCGGGCACGACGGCTCAAGGCTTCGCACCCGACCCCCGCGCCGAGTCACGACTGGCGTTGCGCGAGGCCGAGATCGTGCTCAACGAGTTCCGTCAGCAGGTGCGTGCGGATCTGCGCACGGCCACGATGCACGACGGAATCCCGGATGCCGTCGTCGAGCACCTGCGCAGCGACCTCGCCAGGGTACGCGCCGACCTTCTCGCCCGGCTGTCGCGCTGAGCGATTCCGCAGGCCCCGGAGCACGCCGAAGGCGCGCACAAAGCCCCGTGGGTCGAGGAGCACGCCGGCGCGCGTCTCGAAACCCGGCATACCCGCGGCCAGGGTTCCGAGACGCCCCGCTGCGCGGTGCTCCTCAACCCACGGGACGGGGCTCGGCGGCGCACCGCCACTCCCCGCGGGGGCACCGGATGCCCTGCGCGTCGTCATCGCGTGCGTCACGCGTTCGTCGCGACTCCTCGGCCCACGCTGTTCAAGCTGCCCTGCCGGTCTCGGTCACGGTTCCGTCGGAGCAGCGCAGAAAGACGTGCCCCTCCGACTTCTCCGCGTCGTGAGCGGCGAGCGGCTGCCCGCAGAGCGGGCACGCCGTGCTGTGCGGCGGCTCGACGTCGTAAGGGCCGCGCGGAGCTGGCCCCAACACCGGGACCAGCTTGCCGTCCAGCCACTCGACCGCCTGAGTCAGACCGTGTGCGTGGACCGTGTCGCCACCTGTGTTCCGTGGCATTTCTTCAGGGTAGATCCGCGCCCCCGCCGCGGCGGACGGATCGCGTGGATTCCATGCCTGACGGCGCATTTCGTCCGCCAAACTGCGCGCTCGTCGCGACTGTGCTGTGCGTTGTCTTCACAGCCGCACGCGCCGACTTGACAGGCAAAAGGCAGGTAGTAGTGTCGTCCCTCGTGACAAATGAGGGGAGGGCCCCCGGGTTAGACGGCCGCTCCGCGAAACGGTGGCTGATCGGGGAACCCCTACCCAGCGAGAAGCTCGAGGGACAGCTGCTTCCCAAGCACCTCGCACTGCCCATCTTCGCCAGTGACGCTCTGTCGTCCGTGGCCTACGCTCCGCAGGAGCTGATGATGGTGCTGCTGATCGGCGGCCTCGCCTTCCTCGCCTACTCGCCGTGGATCGCCGTCGCCGTCGTGGTGCTGATGCTCACGGTGGTCGCCTCGTACCGGCAGCTGGTCAAGGCCTACCCGTCTGGTGGCGGCGACTACGAGGTCGCGCACAAGAACCTCGGCGAGAAGGCGGGGCTGGTCGTGGCATCCGCCCTGCTCGTCGACTACGTCATGACCGTGGCCGTGTCGGTGGCGAGCGGTGTGGACAACATCATCTCGGCGCTCCCGTGGCTCAGCGGGGTGCGCGTCGAGCTCGCCGTCGTCTGCGTCGCGATCATCGCCGCGATGAACCTGCGCGGAGTGCGCGAGGCGAGCAAGGCGTTCGCCATCCCGACCTATGTGTTCATCGGGTCGATCGGCATCATGATCGTCACCGCACTCATCCGCACCGCCGCAGGCGCCGCCCCGGTCGCGGAGTCCGCCCAATACGCGGTGCACGCCGAAGGCGTCACGCAGGCGGCGGTCGTGCTCCTGCTGCTGCGCGCCTTCTCGAGTGGATGCTCCGCCCTCACCGGCGTCGAGGCCGTCGCCAACGGAGTCCCCGCGTTCCGCACCCCGAAGATCCGCAACGCACGCACGACGCTCCTGCTCATGGGCGGCATCGCGGTGTTCCTCTTCGCCGGCCTGATGGCCATCGCCCTCATCTCCGGTGTGCACTACGCGGAGAACCCGTGCGACCTGATCGGGTGGAAGCAGTGCGCGACGGAGCCGCAGCGCTCGCTCATCGCACAGCTGGCATCCGCCACCTTCGGCAACAACTCCGTTCCGTTCTTCATCATCCAGGCGGCGACGGCAGTCGTGCTGCTGCTGGCGGCCAACACCGCGTTCAACGGCTTCCCCCTGCTCGGCTCGGTGCTCGCCCGCGACTCCTACGCGCCCAAGGCGATGTCCACGCGCGGCGACCGCCTGGTGTTCTCGAACGGTGTGATCGCGCTCGCGCTGGCCGCGATCATCCTGCTCGTCATCTACGAGGCCAACCTCACCAACCTGATCCAGCTCTACATCATCGGCGTGTTCGTCTCGTTCACGCTCGGGCAGTCGGGCATGGTCAAGCACTGGATCACCCTGCTGCGCGACAAGGAGACGCGACGCCAGGAGAAGGACCGCGGGTCGATCATCCGCAGCATGTCGATCAACGCGTTCGGTGCGCTGCTCACGTTCAGCGTGCTCGTGGTCGTGACGATCACGAAGTTCACGCACGGCGCCTGGCTCGTGTTCATCATGATGCCGATCCTGTTCCTGCTGATGCTCGGCGTGAACCGGTACTACCGCGACGTGGCCAAGGAGGTCGAGGTCGACCCGACCACCACGTTCGGGTCGAGCGGAGACCACGCCATCGTGCTGGTCGGCAAGATGCAGAAGCCCGTGCTGAAGGCCCTCGACTACGCCATCGCGGCCAGGCACCAGTCGATCGAGGCCGTGCACATCTCGCTCGACGACGAGTCGACCGACTCCCTGCAGCAGCAGTGGCACGACATGAACATCCACGTGCCGCTCACCATCATCGAGTCGCCCTACCGGGACTTCGGCGTTCCGCTCATCAAGTACATCAAGCACCGGCGCGAGGAGCACGGCTCCGAGGTGACCACGGTGTACCTGCCGCAGTACATCGTCGGCCACTGGTGGGAGACGTTCCTGCACAACCACCGCGCCCGCCGCATCTCCAAGCAGCTGATGATGCTGCACGGCGTCACGATCGCGCTCGTGCCCTGGCTGCTCGACTCCTCCGAGCTCATCTACGGACGTCGCTCGCACCCGCTGCCCGGCCAGGACCGCCGTGGCGAGCCGATCCGCGCCATCCCGCGCCGACCCCTCGCGCCCGCGCTGCCCAACTCGGCGTCCCGCGGCCGCAGGGACGTTCAGCTCCAGACTCCGCCTCCCGCCGCTCCGACGGAACGCCAGGAGAAGGACGCGCAGGCCCAGGATGCCTCGCGCAAGCCCGGCGACTCCGACCCGCGCTCGCGGTCGCGCGCTGGTCGTCGCTGACGCCCATCACGATCTCCCGCCCTGGGATGACGGGCATCACCCGGGAGGGCGATGCAGCCGGTTTCTCCCCCTCGGACAGGGTGGAGACATGCAGAAGTCATCCAAGAAGTACATCGCCGCCCTCGCGGCCTCGCTTGCACTCCTGGCCGCGGCTCCGCTCGCGGGCTGCAGCATGCTGACCGGAGGTCGGCAGGGGTATCTCGTGTACGACGACAAGGCGGAAGCCACCAGCGAGGGCACCCACGACGTGCCGGCCTGGGTGCCCGACGATGCGACCGCCATCACGATCGACCTTCCCCAGAACAGCTCGGCCTACCTCATGAAGTTCGGCTCGGCGGCGGGTGTCCCGGTCTCGGCGACCTGCACGGCCGTGACCACGACCACGCCGATCAAGCCGACCGTCTCGGTGGACTGGTGGCCGAAGCAGGCGCTCACAACCGATCGGCGTCAGTGCGGCACGGCGCAGGTCGCCCGCATCGGCGACGAATGGTACGTGTGGGACGCGGGCAAGTAGCCCGCTCCCGTTCGACGATCGCCCGTCAGATCAGCGCCATGATCTGACGGGCGATGATGCGTCCAGACCGGCCGGCTCCGATCGTCGACGCGTAGGGACCGTAGCCCGCGAGGAAGATGCGCGGATCGGTCCACACCTGGCCGGACTCCACGACCACGCCACCCTGCTTCTCCCGCAGTTTGAGCGGCGAGAGGTGGCGCAGTTCGGGACGGAACCCGGTGGCCCAGATGATGGCATCCACCGGCGTGAAGGAGTCGTCGGCCCAACGCACGCCGTCGGGCTCGATCGACGCGAACATGGGGCGCTCCTTGAGCAGGCCGCGGGCGACGCCTGCGGCGACCTTGCGCGTCAGCGGCACTCCTGTGGAGCTGACGACGCTGGGCAGGGCGCTGCCGACGCGCGCGGCGGCATCCGCATCGCGCACGGCGGCCACTCCGCCCTCGATGGTGCGCACGTGCTCCGTGCTGTAGTCGATGGGGCGCCTGGATGCCCACGACACGCTCTTGGCCACACCCTCCAGTTCGAGCAGAAAGCCGACGGCGCTGGTGCCGCCGCCGACCACCAGAACGTTCTTGCCGCGGAACTCGTCGGCCGAGACGTACCCGTTGGTGTGCACATGCCGGCCGCGGAATGTCTTCGCGCCTGGGTAGTACGGAACGAACGGCGAGCCCCAGGTTCCGGTGGCGTTCACGAGCACCTGCGCGGCCGTCTCGCCTTCGCCGTGCTGCACGACGAGGTCGGCTCCGCGGTTCACGACGCCGGTGACACGCGACGGGCGATGCACGTTGAACCCGAAGTGGTCTTCGTACCTGCGGTAGTAGCCCGCGACGATGTCTTTGGCCGGAAGCGTGCGGTCCGCCGTCTCGAAGCTGATGCCCAGCTCCGTCATTCCCGGCAGGTCGGAGATCTTGTGCGCACTGCCCATGCGCAGGGCATCCCACCGGAACTGCCAGGCGCCGCCCGTGCTCGGACCCCGGTCGAAGACGACGAAGTCCACGTCCGGTTCCAGTTGAAAGCGCCGCAGGTAATAAGCGACCGAAAGGCCGGCCTGACCGGCTCCGACGATCACCACCTGCGTGCGTGCAGGGGCTGTTGGCACGGTATATACCATCATGCGCCGCTGGGAACGTGCGACCCGGCCGGTCAGGGGCCCCATGCTAAACTGGCCGCTAACTTTCGTTTCCCGTCCAAAGTGCCCGAGAGAGCGTCAACGCCTCGGGCCTGTCATCGTGAGGGGGTCTCGCATGGGGCGCG from Humibacter ginsenosidimutans harbors:
- a CDS encoding DUF4097 family beta strand repeat-containing protein, which codes for MAQERWIVNPGDSKTIDFEVVRKLKVSLIAGRVDVIGHDERTARVEVSNVTGKELKVTIDGDTLEVDHPQWRWDNFIDVFRSWRGRAGADVTILVPRDVELKLGVVSAVALVSGLVTDAKLSTVSGEITTDGIVGDLDLNTVSGELTARDHRGEVFAHTVSGDITVSGSVTKLGVDSVSANIYLDLFGTPFEVKSNSVSGDLTMRLDENVGVRYRINTVSGVAHLDGTTVIKGSMGKTYTSQSGSLDGKWLDVSSSSVSGNISVVRRQPSTSTSAQATDAPATDTAEGAE
- a CDS encoding PadR family transcriptional regulator: MTPAVFSHGRLRLYLLSLLDERPMHGYELIQALSDRFGGTYSPSAGTIYPRLSKLEEEGLVTKTTEGRKTVYSITDAGRAELRARASELDDIENEVTDSLRRMADEVRAGVNQAMKSLRADLAAAAREAKREAREAKTAGATASGTTAQGFAPDPRAESRLALREAEIVLNEFRQQVRADLRTATMHDGIPDAVVEHLRSDLARVRADLLARLSR
- a CDS encoding APC family permease, which produces MTNEGRAPGLDGRSAKRWLIGEPLPSEKLEGQLLPKHLALPIFASDALSSVAYAPQELMMVLLIGGLAFLAYSPWIAVAVVVLMLTVVASYRQLVKAYPSGGGDYEVAHKNLGEKAGLVVASALLVDYVMTVAVSVASGVDNIISALPWLSGVRVELAVVCVAIIAAMNLRGVREASKAFAIPTYVFIGSIGIMIVTALIRTAAGAAPVAESAQYAVHAEGVTQAAVVLLLLRAFSSGCSALTGVEAVANGVPAFRTPKIRNARTTLLLMGGIAVFLFAGLMAIALISGVHYAENPCDLIGWKQCATEPQRSLIAQLASATFGNNSVPFFIIQAATAVVLLLAANTAFNGFPLLGSVLARDSYAPKAMSTRGDRLVFSNGVIALALAAIILLVIYEANLTNLIQLYIIGVFVSFTLGQSGMVKHWITLLRDKETRRQEKDRGSIIRSMSINAFGALLTFSVLVVVTITKFTHGAWLVFIMMPILFLLMLGVNRYYRDVAKEVEVDPTTTFGSSGDHAIVLVGKMQKPVLKALDYAIAARHQSIEAVHISLDDESTDSLQQQWHDMNIHVPLTIIESPYRDFGVPLIKYIKHRREEHGSEVTTVYLPQYIVGHWWETFLHNHRARRISKQLMMLHGVTIALVPWLLDSSELIYGRRSHPLPGQDRRGEPIRAIPRRPLAPALPNSASRGRRDVQLQTPPPAAPTERQEKDAQAQDASRKPGDSDPRSRSRAGRR
- a CDS encoding NAD(P)-binding domain-containing protein; translation: MPTAPARTQVVIVGAGQAGLSVAYYLRRFQLEPDVDFVVFDRGPSTGGAWQFRWDALRMGSAHKISDLPGMTELGISFETADRTLPAKDIVAGYYRRYEDHFGFNVHRPSRVTGVVNRGADLVVQHGEGETAAQVLVNATGTWGSPFVPYYPGAKTFRGRHVHTNGYVSADEFRGKNVLVVGGGTSAVGFLLELEGVAKSVSWASRRPIDYSTEHVRTIEGGVAAVRDADAAARVGSALPSVVSSTGVPLTRKVAAGVARGLLKERPMFASIEPDGVRWADDSFTPVDAIIWATGFRPELRHLSPLKLREKQGGVVVESGQVWTDPRIFLAGYGPYASTIGAGRSGRIIARQIMALI